The Vibrio syngnathi DNA window TGTTGGAATTCTGATTGGTTCATGGGGAGTTGGTTTGTGATCTGGTGGCAACTATTGTACCGAGTTCACGATTTGTTTTATTGATTTTAGTTATGACTTACCTGGGGTTGAACCGTAGACTTTCTTAACTTGAAGTGATCTTTTAAATTCTTTGAGGATTATAGATAAAGTACTAACGAACAGTAACAACTACCCAGCCAGATAGGGGAATCAATGAATCGAATCAATCCAAAGAAACTACTTCGCAGTAAATGGACGGCCGTTAGCCCAGTGAAGAAAGAAAAGCACTTTATGATCACGGAGGTCGAATTCGAAGAAGGGGAGGTCATTCGTTGCTTAATAGAAGCGGTGATGACCAAACGAGAGGAAGCCATCAATTGGCGGGATTTGACCGACAAAGATCATTGGCTTCCTGGTTGGAAATAAAGGTGTGAAGTCAGCACCTGAAGTAAGGACAATAAAGCCCAGATCTGCCAGTTTTAACTGCCAGATACCGTGCGTAATTGCCAGTACTTGAGCCCCTCTAACACACCCTCAGCGTGTGTTGCTCTGCTGGTATACACGTTGTCTCTATCCGATAGGTGAGCGACCTCAGGGTAATGATTAGCCACCAAGATCGAGTTTACGCCCTCTATGGTCAGCATAGAGGTGTCGTTAGCTGAATCACCCGCTACGCACACTTCATCAACGCTCAAATCATGTTGTTTGAGCAGGTGATGAATCGCAGTCGCTTTGTTGACGCCCTTCGGTGTGATGTCCAAATACCAATCGTGAGAGTAGGTGAGGTGTACATCCAATCCGTGTGACTCCAAGCTTGATTCAATTAGCTCGTGCTGAGAGTCAGACAGTTTTCCCTCAAAGGTAATCTTGTAGTCGCCTTGATGGTTCTCTAAGCGTTCCCCCATGAAATCGAGCGATGCAAGTGCAGACTCAACCTTCGACTTGTTCCAATACGCTTCTAATTGATTATGCCAGGTGTGATCCGGCGTTTGGGAGTGGTCGTGGTGAATTCTGGTGCCCACATCGCTGATAATACTGTGTGGTTTCGGGTAGTTATCCGACGCTAAACCCACCCTAATAGAGGGTAGAGTTCTTCCCGTCGCAATGATAAATCGGATATCAGATTGCTCAGTTAAGTAGTCAAATAACTGATTAACCCCATGAGAAGATCCCCCATCTAACGTCCCATCAAAGTCACATATCAGCATTTTTATCATTCGAGTTCCTTGCTTGTTTCACTAGTCATAGTGGAAAGAATATCCATTTCTTCTATAAAGAATGGCTCAGCAATGAGCACTCTACAAGTTGTCTGTTGGCTTAGA harbors:
- a CDS encoding HAD-IIB family hydrolase, whose translation is MIKMLICDFDGTLDGGSSHGVNQLFDYLTEQSDIRFIIATGRTLPSIRVGLASDNYPKPHSIISDVGTRIHHDHSQTPDHTWHNQLEAYWNKSKVESALASLDFMGERLENHQGDYKITFEGKLSDSQHELIESSLESHGLDVHLTYSHDWYLDITPKGVNKATAIHHLLKQHDLSVDEVCVAGDSANDTSMLTIEGVNSILVANHYPEVAHLSDRDNVYTSRATHAEGVLEGLKYWQLRTVSGS
- a CDS encoding TIGR02450 family Trp-rich protein codes for the protein MNRINPKKLLRSKWTAVSPVKKEKHFMITEVEFEEGEVIRCLIEAVMTKREEAINWRDLTDKDHWLPGWK